CTACTtccaaatattataaatatgttattgCAAGTTATTGCATGTTTCTGGTGGAACTTTCTTTAATTCAGTAGTGCATAAAGATTTATTCCAGTTCTTTATGAGTTATCACATCTCAGCTCAGAGCCTTTATTTCTCACTTAGCTCTTAATTAGAACCCACTGTATTAAAATTAACACATCCATGGCATATTATAATTAAAGGAACTGTACTAGCAATTATTTAAGGACAGTTGAATGTCATTGTCTTCATCATAAATGAAACATTCTTGAGAGAGCAGCTCCTTAAGTGAGGTGAGATAAGCAAAAATAATATGTATGATTTGTGTAGGCAAGTATGGGGACAAATGAAACTTTTACATAGTACTGGGGAATTATAAAAGGTTATAAACAATTTGAAGAGTTATTTGATAGTAGGTAGAGGTGAAAAATATCTTAATTCCAAAGGTCAAATCataatggattaaagatttttatatcagAGCTAAAGGTACAtatagaaaaacataggcagaacactctacgACATTGAAGCTatagcatcttcaaggatgaatcAAAACTGGCCAAGTAAATGGAAgcgaagataaacaaatggaactacagagtacactgagaagcttctgcacctcaaaggaaatagaggcTAGGATACAGAgaccacccatggaatgggagaaaatattcacccactacccatcagattaggtatacaaggcactgattaaattttacaagaaaaaaaagcctaaccctatccaaaaatgggaagaaggaaTAAGCAGACAtttcttaaggaaaaaataaagatggtcaaaaggcacatgaaaaattgttccacttcactaatcatcaggaagatgcaaatcaaaataacaatgagatgtcatctcatcccacagagactagtacacatcacaaaaatcaagaacaaccagtactggcatgGGTTTGGGGAGAAAGGCACTCTATTTAACTGCTGGTTGGAATACAAATTGGTCCAACTcttttggaaaaccatatggtaattcctcaaaaagctagaaattgaacttccatcaGACTCAGTAATACCACAACAACCCAATTTAAAAAATgccctctttatttttatgttcagcacaacactatttacaaaacCAGAATCTCGAAACAATCCAAGTACTCAACagcaggtgagtggctaaagaaactgtggtataggtacataatagaatattatgcagccattaggaaaaatgaaatttgcttatacatggatgaatatgaagatGAATAtgaatatgctgagtgaaattagtcagagggaaagggattgaCTTAGAATAATAACACTCATTTgcaggatataaggaaaataaaagacagtatggaagcaatattcagagacaatatagTTAAGGGTCCAGTGATCCAGCCCATTCTAggaaacacatcacaaagagtggtgagtgcagttagagtaaagaaAGGTCTTCTAGGACAATAATAGCTGAAATTGATTGTTTTGGGCAAAAACTCAGTGCTGAAAGGTGAGAAAGTGTCATGCAAGGCACACCTCATTGACAACAGAGCAGAGCACAGTGTCAAAatagaagagagagtgagagttaaagagagaagcaaattgcttgCCCTAGagacaggaaagaaggaaatggaaaggaaattggggacattggtggcaggaagtgtgtactggtgaaggaaggtgtacaTTGTATTacagaaacccaacaatgaaaaaTTGTGTAACCACGGTGcctaaaaaaaacaattaaaaatatgggCTAATTCTGTGAACAGTTACGTTTGAAAATTGGTAgatattacatacatacatacatacatacatacataaacatatttcttgTAGCATTAATTATAACAGTGAATGTTGGAACTAGCCTAAGAGTTCAGGAATGGGGAGGATGGGGAATAGATAAAGAATCTTCAGCATGCTTTTCAGCATATTGAACAACTAGATATCTTGGTAAGTAACATGAACAACTCATAAGTacaatgctgagtgaaaaaattaAGTTCAAAATAATCAGAATATTTTCCTAGTAATACTAATGCTACAAAACATGTTATTTGTGGACATGAATACATATGCCTATGTATGTgtttaaaagcaaaattaattgAGAGAAGCTAACAAGTTATGCCATTATTTCTGAAGATAGAGGGATATATTTGTGATTTGTTTTGAGAggacacactcagcaatgttccttggctatgccctcagaaatgatACCTCGTGGTATCTTTGGACCTCATAAAGTaacaagaatcaaacctgagttgactgaaTGTAAGTCaaatactgtattttctctctagccctcatttacttttttcttagaaacatttttaaggagctggagtgatagcatagcgctaggctgtttgccttgcacacggctgacccaggacagatgtggattcgatccccagcatcccatatagtcttccgaGCCAGGagggattgatttctgagctcagagccaggagtaatccctgagcactgctgggtgtggaccccacaaataatttttaaggtagtcctgaaaaatattaaacttagcAGTTTTTGGTTACATATTGACAACTATCATCCtatagttttcatttaaaaaattatttttagggccaAAGGCCCAGGTTTGACTCCCAATAGCACAAGCACCTCCAAAAGTTAATACCACCATATGtaactcaaaaacttaaaaaacagcTAGATCTCTTGCAACTCAAGAAATGGGCTGAGTGCATGTAGAAAGTTTCGGTTCTATCTCAAGCACCACGTGATACCAAAGCACAACAAGGAGCAGCCCACAAAGACAAAGCCACTGATAACCACCATGCACTACAGGATATGACCTccaaatgaaatgaataaaactaAGTTTCTTAAAACTATTACCAATCTATTAGTAAtccatattaatataaatttctttatttatttcagtaAATATATTGCTTGTTTCTATGTATATAACATTTATGAGTAACAAAAACatactcttatctactagaagaAATACATGGTTACTAAAGAAAAATGCTAGGAGATAGATAAAAATATGTCaacttaatatataatatgaaatgTTTAATGAAAACTTATAATTTTGCTAGTaatcatataatgtatataattattGAGTATGATGCTATATACCTGGAACTTACACAGTGTAATTTCAACAAGAAttctttttgtatgtgtgtggtttttgggggtcacacctggaagctctcaagggttactcctggttctgcgctcagaaattgctcctggtaggcacaagggaccatgtgggatgccaggatttgaaccaacattcgtcctgggtcagctgtttgcaagccaaaggcactactgctgtgctatctcttcagctccaataattcattttttaaaagaaagcactGTGATGGCTATAATAGGAAACAACAAAGTCATAGAAGACATGGCCTTACCCTCAAGGATCTTGTAgctttataatttaaaagtacttttgggaaacaatatgtGTGGGCTCAGATATACTTCAATGTGGAAACATTTTCAATAGACTTGTGATATGAAATTATTGCAGTTGTCATGAAGTTACATGTGGGTGGGCCTCACACCATGAAAACATAAGGAGAAAATCACCACTTACAAAAGATTAAATTAGGGTGTGATTGGCACTTTAAATAgaaattctttcctttttaaacgCATGATTCATTGTAAGCCTCTTTCCTGTACATAAAATGTGGTGGTATTTACCAAGTCTCTTGATGCCCACCTTTATAGGCAATACTCAGATAAAGTAAGAGATCAGTGTAGGACAAAGTTTTTATGCCTGGAGAAGGTTTGATTTgtaaataaattatgtaaatagTATCTACATAAGcatatagagagacagagaacttATAGACTTGAGAACTTATAGTGAGAGAACTTATAATATCTCCTTGCTCAGAAGCATACAAAAAGACCTTCACAGTGACTCCACACCCAATTCTGGAGTCCAAGTGCATAAAGTAAACACGTTGAAAAGCCAATGGACAAGCATCGTTGGCAATATCACTCCTTGGGGCACATTAGTCTGACAACACAGGAACAGATGGATGGAACATCAGGTTATTGCAGATGTTAGCCCATGAGAAAGGAAGATGAAGAATAACAAGTTTATAAGCTGTTTGCCTCTCAAAAGTTGAGGGATCACATCTCTGCTTGACTGGTAACTGAATAGTGGATGagctttggaagaagaaaaatacagaatacaAAACATGTCTGCatattttacatagaaaatttGGAAAAGCAAAATGATGTGTGAAAGAAAACAGGAACTTTATGGATGATAAGTCAGATCAGAAGAATGCAAGGTGTACAGTGTAAGATATGGTCCAGCAAGGTATATTTTTAGCAGAAGCTCTGTGTGTTGTCTGAAGTCCTAAATTGAATGTTAAGTGCATCCTATGTATATTGATTCTTGGGcatcaaaagaaatttaaatgcaGACTATAAACTGCTTACTAACTCTGAAACTAAATATGGAAGCCCAGGACTCCTGAGGGCAGTGCCTGTAAAGAACGGATGGGCTCTCAATGTGCTGTATTCATTTTCTCAAGCAACTGTGGCTTCCAGTGTGCTCATCCTTCCGTGCATCTTTTTCTCTGAGATATCATGTTTCAAAATGGAAGATGCTCTGACATTGTAGAGACTGAAACAATGGTTGGCTGAGTGATTTGTGTGTTGTGTatgagagacagaaatagaggAAGAGCTGAAGACATGGGAGGAGTGCtatgggagagaaggagagatatATAAAGAAGTGACCAAGAGACATTTTAGTAGCTAAAGTGCCTGTCCTGCACTTGGAAGACCACAAGTTAAATACCTGCATGTGAATAACAGATCCTGGCCACAATACAGCCCTGTGTATGCAAACACAATGAAGGATCTGACTTTAACAAACAGAACAATTATCCAGTGggattttacatctcaaaggaagaggttaaggAAAAAGGAAGTAGGGGAAAGAACCTTTGTTAAGCTTTTACCTAGGTTCACTTTTCATGCACTCAAATAACTTTCTCCAAGAAATATCATTATAGTATACTCTCTAGTATCATTAAGTAAAAGAAGGCCCTTGCCTCCCACCTGGAAATGGTCACTGGTATCTGTGACTTCAAAAGATGGCTTTAAGCTGTCATTTATAGTGTACTTTGGCATTCAGTCATGTTTCCTTCTTGGGGATTTCTATATTTGGTCAGTCTGCACTGAGGTAAATCAatagaagaaaactaaaaactataCAATGACTTTTTCTTAGGGTTTTATATCTCAAAAGCATACTGCAATTTAAAATAGAtgtgaaaaaatattatgaaagtttaaaaaaaacacaagtcatgtttttaagtaatatatattaaagGTTATTTGCCTGAATAAATAAGATGGCCTTGTTGTTAGGCAACAATGAGACAATGGTGGGCCAGGAAGGTAGAAGAACtcataagtatttttttttttttttgttctctgaaCTTACATACTTTTACTGTAAGAACTTTATAAACTTGATAAGCTATAATTATTAACATTTAACAGTAAGGGAGGTGGAAGTCTTCAGAATAAACCTTAAACACTGATCTGTacaaaaagatgtttaaatacaCTATCATTTCCAGTAAGGGCAGTTCTGCATTGTTGAGTACCCATTCATAAATGCAGACTCCGATGAAGCAGACTTATTTTTGTAATTACTTTTAGAATCATCAATTTTAGAACATCTATGTGCTAAGaagacccaaaacaaagatgactTTGTAAACCTGGACCACTTTAATGTTTTGTCCAATATGCATTTTTCTTGATGACTGTAGCTTAATAGTGGCATTCCTGACTGGTGTCTGGTCTTCTGTAATTATGAGGAGTTATTTGTATGAAACTGCTGTTAAACCAGTAAGACTGCATTGATGCATCCATCATTTTCAGGATTGTTGGTAACCTGGGCATATTTTCCCCAAATAACCTTGCCTCCCTGTGTGACAAGGCCCAACTCGCTGACGTTGACCTCAATGACAGTTCCTTTGGTGATAACACCCAAACTAGTATACAGTGGAGATGAGGGATTCTTCTTTACACCAAGTATTGGCAGGCAAAATGTAGCTTTCAGTTCAGGATGTGTTACATGGGCTTTCTTAAAACGTAAACCCATTGGCCTAATGAATCTTTCATATTTAGGTGGTTTTCGCGTAAAGCCATCTCCAACAAAGCAGACTTTAGTAACCATTCTCTTCcatgctttcttctttctctttcctgttcGAATAACTTTTAAGACTTCTGTTTCTCCCTGGGCACGAACTTTGGGCAGAGGAACTTCCCATTTTCCCGCTTTCTCTTTTCGTTTTTGTTTAATCATATTGGAAAGTACTTTAGCCCGGGATTGTCCCTCTCTGTCCAGCAGGTACGCAGGTACTGCTCCTTGTGGGGTGTTTTCATCATTCCTTTGTTTGGTGTTTCTCTTTTCATGCATCTTAATAgtctttttcatttgtattttctctGCATGACGCTGTTTATGGTAGAGCTTAGCCTTCAGACCAAtcatcttttttgctttctttgaacGCTCATGAGCCTCAcgaccttctttctttctctttttctcatggTAGTCCAAACGATAACCATAGCACTTACGGTGTAACTCAATATATTCGTTTTGTGGCATGGTGCAGGTTTCGGGGCTGCCCCGTGCAGCCTCCCGGGCGTCAAGAAGTTCTGGACTTGCAGCTTTCAAAAACTCCCCAGGAACATCCACGCAGCTCCCGACCGGACTCTCATAAGTATTTTAATGTGGACTTTTCTCGCAATAGCTGAAAAGCTTCTTCCATAATGGGAAATGGCAGAACTAAAGATATGACAGACTAAGAGAGGTGAAGAATCTTAATTTATTTGCTCATTATACTCAGTTTTCAtgatattgttaatattttgttaatgCAAAAAAGCCTTTTTGTGCTAGTAGAGATTTTTCCAATTTTCTTGCACATATTTGATGATTCTGTCAGTAAAATGAGCTGCAAGAATATTagtctgatattagtatattAGACAAGTATTATGAACAGATCAAAACTTGATTATTTTAGGAGGGTAAATATGCTgtattctgaattttaaaaggACTCTGTCCTTCATTTGCCTAGGAAAGAAATTAGATTAGAACGTTATTTGATAAATGATGTCTGATGTTAAAGTGTATTTAATTTCACATAatagttttggttttgtgtttttttttgtggggtccacccagcaatgctattaagaatcattcctggtgggacttggagaccatttgggatgcaggagTCAAAtctaggctggctgcatgcatggcaagagccttacccactatactattgatcGGGCCCTCTTATCATAGCTTTGTCAtaagaatattaataatttattttaggaatctttaagattttacatattttctattcatggtttttattctataccttatagtttttttaaaataattttttcacaaaaattatatggaaggaaaagaagataagtaatcacacaaacatacataaatacacatatacacacttgTTGGGAgggcattttaataatttttcatggTGAGGAAACAGTCAGAAAATGTTTAAACTTGTTACCATCTCTAATGAATTTATATGCCAAACTTATCAGAAGAATTGATGAAAAgttgtgccagagtgatagtatagcgaaTAAGGTGCTTATTATGCatgccaggtttgatctctgagcaGTCCTGTGCACTACTGGGTATGATGCAAactaaacaacaaaagaattgatgaaaactttttatttactttaagtgaataaaatatatgtaccGTATACCAATTTTTATTTGAACAGCCCAAAAATTGAACATAGGTTAGCACTTTATTTAATATAGTCATGATTTTAGAGGATCAAAAGATTGTGAAAATACCATTTTACAGACTAATGTAGACTATATGGACATATATAATTGAACTTTAAAGTAACAGCTAACCTTAGGTTTCAACATTATAAAAACATAATGTCTAAATTCCATTCCCATCCCTATACATGTAGGAGAGATCATCATTGAGTGATCATCAATCTGCAGCTGAAGATCTAGAATTTGGAAGAACCACTTTGAAATGAAAACAGTGGGGTCAAAATAATGGGGAAAAATTCTCTGTCGTTAGTTCATGAAGTATATTATTTCACTTATGAATCCATTTgattaagaaaatatatcagaggccagtgaggtggcgctagaggtaaggtgtctgccttgcaagggctagccaaggaaggactgcagttcgatcccccgcatcccatatggtcccccaagccaggggcaatttctgagcgcttagccaggagtaacccctgaacatcaaacgggtgtggcccaaaagaccaaaaaaaaaaaaaaagaaagaaagaaagaaaatatatcagtGCTGCTTCTGTAGCACATATACTACAATAGGAATGATGCAatgaagattagcatggcctctgctcaaggatgacaaattctacagcattagggcatttgccttgcatgttgccgacCCAGggtggacatgggttcaattctcagcatcccatctggtccctggagtttaccaggagtgatttctgagcacagagccaggagtaatccctgagcaccaccggatgtggccaaagcaaaacagaaacgtcattcttacttttatataggaaaaaaatacttcaaatataCTTATGTACTAAAGTTTCTAGCAATAGTGTTTATAATATCCAAAAAGTGGAAATACCCAGGTCCACTGACagataaataaactaaatttagtGTAAACATACAATGAAATGGACTATTTAAtctttaaaaggaataaaatttagaCACGTGACAACCTGAATTAACTTTGACAACATCAGTCTAAATGGAATAAGCCACACACAGAGACAAATTTTATAGAATtctatttaaatgttaaattcaAAGACACAGCAAGTGGAATAAAGGTTTCTAGTATCTGGGGGAAAGGGATGTAAAGAGTTATTACATAAGTGGTGCAAAATTTTAGAATGGAAAAAATGTTCTGTAGATGAATAATGGTAACGCTGGTAAACAATATTAATGTTAATACCCATAGCCTGTTCACTTAAAATCAAAtggacaaaaaacaaattaaaaaaacagaaagaaatatgtCATCAATTTTTTACCACATACAGAATAAAATAATCATGGGGAGGAGAAAGTACATCACCTCATCCTAATTCAACAATTGGATTATTCCTTTTGAAACTGCatccttctcctttttttcttgccAGATTTCAAAGTCAAAAATCCAACaagtcttttctctcctttctttgccATGGTCACTATGCAAACATGACTCTTCTTCACTATTTTGTTCCACAAAAATATTAGGATTAATTGATTCCTAGCcaagaaatgaaaacagaatcagTCTATTCCTCAATGGATTCATAGGAAAACTAGTAATAAGAGGGAATACTGGAAGAAGAACCACGCTAGTTCCGTAAGGAGTTTGTTACACATGAAACATTCATGCATATGGTGTGATCAGCCACTAGCACTTTGCACACAGAGGAGGAAACACACATATTTGTTTGATTAGGAATCAGTTTTTCTTGTCTGTTTCTGTGCCTGGTTGCCAACTCAGTAATAAATCATCCTTGAGACCCTGAGGGGAATATACAACTTTAGTCCAGGCCTTAATTTAAACTGGTAGGATACTGCAAGGTCAGGTGTAATAATTTCCTCTctagaaatgtttctttttgctccctttttttttttattaatctgttTTCTTGCCTAAGGCCAGTCAGATGTTAAGTATGACTGAGAtgtcaagaaaaaaatcagatactCCCTGTCCTGGCTGGAACTTAGAAGGTCGGAAAGCCTAGTGCAAACAGCAGCTGCACAGAATGAACAGACAGCCCAGTCTTATTTCTGAATTTGAATTCAAACCCTGGAATTTGGATTCAATTATATCAAACTATTTATGaatctaatatttttttatcaaagaagAGATAGCATTTCAGAGGttactcagaaaaatatttaagcagaAAGGAAGCAGAAAATGTGTTTACCAGCTTTGTGTTCCCTAAAGACCAGAGTAAAGAAATATTGAAATGGCCCTTATTCACAAACTTGTtcagaataaagtttttttttactaagaaGTTAGCAATATTTTTAGCTTATATTCTCAGTGAGGTGGAAATCCACAAATTTCAGGCACCCTTCAGACTTCAGTCTTAACCTCACTTTATGATAGTTTCAGTTGAAGTTATATGCGAAATTAGACTTGATTTAGTGGATGTGGGTAGTGGATATTCCTTAGTTTGGTCTTTGAATTAGTTCCAAGATAGGAGAAGAAGAGCTGAAAGGTTGATTAAAAACTGTTTTAGAATAGCTTGAATTGTCTTCTAAATTTACAGTAAGACTCTAATTTTAGTCCTTGCTTCTGACTTGCTTCCTATCCTGACTACTAATTAAAAGTTAGAGTTCTATTAATCGCCTTCAagctcttattatttttctgtgtccTACATACAATTCAAATTTCACATGAATAGTTATCAGGATTTCAGAGATGCATTCTGATTAGTTTTGTTTCCTAAGAGTTCTCTTTTCATCAATAATTAACCTCAAGTCCCAGAACTGTTTTGTTGGTTGGTGCTCAAAATTACTCAAAATTACTCAAATGTCATTCTTCTGTATGCCATCTGCTATATACAAGACAAGTATTCTTGAgagatatttatcatttattttaattaattttgttattatttcattattggtttgtaagactttatttttaggaatactttcttataccctcccaaatatatattatttcaaattaattgcatgcaggctagagcaatagtaccctgtgtgggtaaaatgcttgcctgaACACAGTGAACCTAAGTTTAAGTCCATTACCTCAGATGATACGTCGAGCCCCTGTAGAtcaatgatctctgagcacagagccaagggtaatccttgagcactgctagttgtgtcTTCCCCACCCAAAAGAAATCAAACAGATATCATTGCTTATGCACATTAAATTGCCAATGTGTGCCTTCCACAGCCCATTGAACCCTCTCCTCCAGTTCTATAGTTAGAATTTAATTGTTTGGCTTTGTCTGTTCACTTTCCTTGATTCTTTGTATCACACATGATAGTATTTATCTCtttcctgatttattttgcttaacttCGTGATCTTTATCTCTGTCTGTGTTGTCACAAGTagaaatttttcatctttttaatagCTAGAcacttatcttttatttctcaagATCTATAATCCATTGATAATTGTATATTCGAGAACAGGAcctcttttcaagaaaaaaacatgtattctttgg
The Suncus etruscus isolate mSunEtr1 chromosome 4, mSunEtr1.pri.cur, whole genome shotgun sequence genome window above contains:
- the LOC126006038 gene encoding ribosome biogenesis protein NSA2 homolog → MPQNEYIELHRKCYGYRLDYHEKKRKKEGREAHERSKKAKKMIGLKAKLYHKQRHAEKIQMKKTIKMHEKRNTKQRNDENTPQGAVPAYLLDREGQSRAKVLSNMIKQKRKEKAGKWEVPLPKVRAQGETEVLKVIRTGKRKKKAWKRMVTKVCFVGDGFTRKPPKYERFIRPMGLRFKKAHVTHPELKATFCLPILGVKKNPSSPLYTSLGVITKGTVIEVNVSELGLVTQGGKVIWGKYAQVTNNPENDGCINAVLLV